The following proteins are encoded in a genomic region of Streptococcus gwangjuense:
- a CDS encoding TIGR01440 family protein — MKEKDIQRETSQIVKDVLEKANLKQGSIFVLGLSSSEVIGGQIGKESSQEIGEIIVKTILDILEEKGIHLAVQGCEHVNRALVVERQVAEQFGLEIVSVLPTLHAGGSGQLAAFKFMQDPVEVEFIKAHAGLDIGDTAIGMHVKHVQVPIRPLLREIGHAHVTALASRPKLIGGARAHYPQDSIRKS; from the coding sequence ATGAAGGAAAAAGACATTCAAAGAGAAACAAGCCAAATTGTAAAAGATGTATTAGAAAAGGCCAATTTGAAGCAAGGATCCATCTTTGTTTTGGGCCTTTCTTCTAGTGAAGTGATAGGTGGTCAGATTGGCAAGGAATCAAGCCAAGAAATTGGGGAAATCATTGTGAAGACCATCCTAGATATCCTAGAGGAAAAAGGAATTCATCTAGCTGTTCAAGGTTGTGAACATGTCAATCGGGCCCTCGTTGTTGAACGTCAGGTGGCAGAGCAGTTTGGCCTGGAAATCGTCAGTGTCCTTCCTACCCTTCATGCAGGAGGTTCAGGTCAGTTGGCAGCCTTCAAGTTTATGCAAGATCCAGTTGAGGTTGAATTTATCAAGGCTCATGCTGGATTGGATATCGGAGACACTGCAATTGGTATGCATGTCAAGCATGTTCAGGTTCCGATTCGCCCTCTTTTGAGAGAAATTGGGCATGCCCATGTAACGGCCCTTGCTAGCCGTCCAAAATTAATTGGAGGTGCGCGTGCGCATTATCCACAAGATTCTATCAGAAAGTCGTGA